One Burkholderia vietnamiensis LMG 10929 genomic window carries:
- a CDS encoding response regulator: MSFRILLVEDDTRLSTLIAGYLRKNDYEVDTVLHGDAAVPAILSTRPDLVILDVNLPGKDGFEICREARKQYDGVIIMVTARDEPFDELLGLEFGADDYVHKPVEPRILLARIKAQLRRVPARSIEGAAAQPERYTFGQFSIDRTDRSVVLPGGGSPDLTSAEFDLLWVLVCRAGEVVSRDDLMLQLRGVEFDGLDRTIDGRISKLRRKLHDDAGNPQRIKTIRSKGYQFSKHAWD, from the coding sequence ATGTCCTTTCGCATCCTGCTCGTCGAAGACGACACCCGCCTGTCCACGCTGATCGCCGGCTACCTGCGCAAGAACGACTATGAAGTCGACACGGTGCTGCACGGCGACGCCGCCGTGCCGGCGATCCTGTCGACGCGCCCCGATCTCGTCATCCTCGACGTGAACCTGCCGGGCAAGGACGGCTTCGAGATTTGCCGCGAAGCGCGCAAGCAGTACGACGGCGTGATCATCATGGTGACGGCGCGCGACGAGCCGTTCGACGAACTGCTCGGCCTCGAATTCGGCGCCGACGACTACGTGCACAAGCCGGTCGAGCCGCGCATCCTGCTCGCCCGCATCAAGGCACAGCTGCGCCGTGTCCCGGCGCGCTCGATCGAAGGCGCGGCGGCGCAGCCGGAGCGCTACACGTTCGGGCAGTTCTCGATCGATCGCACCGACCGCTCGGTCGTGCTGCCGGGCGGCGGCTCGCCCGACCTGACGTCGGCCGAGTTCGACCTGCTGTGGGTGCTGGTGTGCCGGGCCGGGGAAGTCGTCAGCCGCGACGACCTGATGCTGCAGCTGCGCGGCGTCGAATTCGACGGCCTCGATCGCACGATCGACGGCCGCATCTCGAAGCTGCGCCGCAAGCTGCACGACGACGCGGGCAACCCGCAGCGGATCAAGACGATCCGCAGCAAGGGTTACCAGTTCAGCAAGCATGCGTGGGACTGA
- a CDS encoding ATP-binding protein, giving the protein MIRRNSSHPDAAPLSPLRYAKWRWLHFRRAWTDTRADRIPSWSRLYVRTYLHLLGLVLLTALVPGLALCFVLSPQVVWHAFDALPGDIWIVLAFMLAAPALAAYRWMRPVWSDLVMVRERAIDFTGGRFNTRARESHSVIIGPLARTLNALAMRMERLIAAQRDLTNGISHELRTPLARVRFALEMLREPGSAAEYYGALDSIAQDVTELEELIDMSLTYARLEYSSLQSNLELTAPVAWFEHQISDAQLLYPERAIESRIAIASDLRVKMDRRLMSYAMRNLLRNASKYANARIVVGIALEHGNIAIFVEDDGPGVPENDRERIFDAFVRLDRRTGGYGLGLAITRQVLHAHNGRIAVVDPVVLGGARFEISWPI; this is encoded by the coding sequence ATGATCCGACGCAACTCCTCGCATCCCGACGCAGCGCCGCTGTCGCCGCTGCGCTACGCCAAATGGCGCTGGCTGCATTTCCGCCGCGCATGGACGGACACGCGCGCCGACCGCATTCCGAGCTGGTCGCGGCTCTACGTGCGCACCTACCTGCATCTGCTCGGCCTCGTGTTGCTGACCGCGCTCGTGCCGGGGCTCGCGCTGTGCTTCGTGCTGTCGCCGCAGGTCGTATGGCATGCGTTCGACGCGTTGCCGGGCGACATCTGGATCGTGCTCGCGTTCATGCTCGCCGCGCCCGCGCTTGCCGCCTACCGCTGGATGCGGCCGGTCTGGTCGGATCTCGTGATGGTGCGCGAGCGCGCGATCGACTTCACCGGCGGACGCTTCAACACGCGCGCGCGCGAATCGCACAGCGTGATCATCGGCCCGCTCGCGCGCACGCTGAATGCGCTGGCGATGCGCATGGAGCGGCTGATCGCCGCGCAGCGCGACCTGACGAACGGCATCTCCCACGAGTTGCGCACGCCGCTCGCGCGCGTGCGCTTCGCGCTCGAGATGCTGCGCGAGCCGGGCTCCGCCGCCGAATACTACGGCGCGCTCGACAGCATCGCGCAGGACGTGACCGAACTCGAAGAGCTGATCGACATGAGCCTCACCTATGCACGGCTCGAATACAGCTCGCTGCAGTCGAACCTCGAGCTGACCGCGCCCGTCGCGTGGTTCGAGCATCAGATCAGCGACGCGCAGCTGCTGTATCCGGAGCGCGCCATCGAGTCGCGCATCGCGATCGCGTCCGATCTGCGCGTGAAGATGGACCGGCGGCTGATGTCGTATGCGATGCGCAACCTGCTGCGCAACGCGAGCAAGTACGCGAACGCGCGGATCGTCGTCGGCATCGCGCTCGAGCACGGCAACATCGCGATCTTCGTCGAGGACGACGGCCCCGGCGTGCCGGAGAACGACCGCGAACGGATCTTCGACGCGTTCGTGCGCCTCGACCGCCGCACCGGCGGCTACGGGCTCGGGCTCGCGATCACGCGCCAGGTGCTGCACGCGCACAACGGCCGGATCGCCGTCGTCGATCCGGTCGTGCTCGGCGGCGCGCGGTTCGAGATCAGCTGGCCGATCTGA
- a CDS encoding patatin-like phospholipase family protein, whose amino-acid sequence MTAPASLRWLAARRLGATLVALWCCAAAAQPVPAADPATRAAQAGAGTAGAASAAAVASATIAPAAVAAAAAPAPTPSCTADGGPAGRPPVGLVLSGGGARGYAHLGVLKVLEDNRIPIDCIAATSMGAVVGGLYASGMAADEMRKRLSEVNLTDIAFDVTDRADLPQSSREDERLYINSLTLGFGKKGVKAPVGLVQGNRLQALLADWTAAVPTNQPFDRLPIPYRAVATDLQTGQMVVLDRGSLPLAIRASMAMPGLFAPAEINGRALVDGGLVSNLPVDTARQMGAKVVIAVDIGSQLRPLDALASPADVMQQMVGILIRQNVTSQRKQLAAQDVLLTPDLGSLAFTDFQNAKQAIAAGAAAATAALPRLRHLALTPEQYAAYRSAHAQPLPPPIRITRIEIKTTGGVPKRVVSDALHVKPGDIYDPATVSQDLLRLTTDGNFESVTQQIVSHGDDNVLEIDAREKYWGPNFLLFGVGMSSSSTDEGGFRLHVGYRRPWLTESGLEFRADATIGSDLQSARVELRQPLPAAYGFYISPYAEYQRRYVNVYDNTGEVKLNQYLMQTARAGLDFGLPIARLGDFRMGIGYATGHGSPNYNLPLPFEENGSTLMWPSFTSQALTARARLVIDQLDDPMFPRRGYYTELRIERSLWSHNSQSAEDLADTSNKPYTELYGKAMIAQQYGRHSVSATLEGGKSIGGTNLINAFNFTLGGFQHLAAYAADQLTGNELAYGNVTYMNQLMTFNASPIKALSVGASAELGNVWTSGVKVGGSTLKQSYTFFTSLTTAFGPLYMGVALAPGGRRNIYLQLGRTY is encoded by the coding sequence ATGACAGCGCCTGCCTCCCTTCGCTGGCTCGCGGCGCGCCGGCTCGGCGCAACGCTCGTTGCGCTCTGGTGCTGCGCCGCCGCCGCGCAGCCCGTGCCGGCCGCCGACCCCGCAACGCGCGCCGCCCAGGCAGGCGCCGGCACGGCCGGCGCCGCTTCGGCCGCGGCCGTGGCATCCGCGACGATAGCGCCTGCAGCCGTGGCCGCCGCCGCGGCACCCGCCCCCACACCGAGCTGCACCGCCGACGGCGGTCCGGCCGGCCGCCCACCGGTCGGCCTCGTGCTGTCGGGCGGCGGCGCGCGCGGCTACGCGCACCTCGGCGTGCTGAAGGTGCTGGAAGACAACCGTATCCCGATCGACTGCATCGCGGCCACCAGCATGGGCGCCGTGGTCGGCGGCCTGTATGCGAGCGGGATGGCCGCCGATGAAATGCGCAAGCGCCTGTCCGAAGTGAACCTGACCGACATCGCGTTCGACGTGACCGACCGCGCCGACCTGCCGCAAAGCAGCCGCGAGGACGAGCGCCTGTACATCAACAGCCTGACGCTCGGGTTCGGCAAGAAAGGCGTGAAGGCGCCGGTCGGCCTCGTGCAGGGCAACCGGCTGCAGGCGCTGCTCGCCGACTGGACCGCCGCCGTGCCGACCAACCAGCCGTTCGACCGGTTGCCGATCCCGTACCGCGCGGTCGCGACCGATCTGCAGACGGGCCAGATGGTCGTGCTGGACCGCGGCTCGCTGCCGCTCGCGATCCGCGCGAGCATGGCGATGCCCGGCCTGTTCGCGCCGGCCGAGATCAACGGGCGCGCGCTGGTCGACGGCGGGCTCGTCAGCAACCTGCCGGTCGACACCGCGCGGCAGATGGGCGCGAAGGTCGTGATCGCCGTCGACATCGGCTCGCAGCTGCGCCCGCTCGACGCGCTCGCGTCGCCGGCCGACGTGATGCAGCAGATGGTCGGCATCCTGATTCGCCAGAACGTGACGTCGCAGCGCAAGCAGCTCGCCGCGCAGGACGTGCTGCTCACGCCTGACCTCGGCTCGCTGGCGTTCACCGACTTTCAGAACGCGAAGCAGGCGATCGCCGCGGGCGCGGCTGCAGCGACGGCCGCGCTGCCGCGCCTCAGGCACCTCGCGCTCACGCCCGAGCAGTACGCGGCGTACCGGTCCGCGCATGCGCAGCCGCTGCCGCCGCCGATCCGCATCACGCGCATCGAGATCAAGACGACCGGCGGCGTGCCGAAACGCGTCGTCAGCGATGCGCTGCACGTGAAGCCGGGCGACATCTACGATCCGGCGACCGTCAGCCAGGACCTGCTGCGGCTCACGACCGACGGCAATTTCGAAAGCGTGACGCAGCAGATCGTGAGCCACGGCGACGACAACGTGCTCGAGATCGATGCGCGCGAGAAATACTGGGGGCCGAATTTCCTGCTGTTCGGCGTCGGGATGTCGAGCAGCTCGACCGACGAAGGCGGCTTCCGCCTGCACGTCGGCTACCGGCGGCCGTGGCTCACCGAATCGGGCCTCGAATTCCGTGCGGATGCGACGATCGGCAGCGACCTGCAGTCCGCGCGCGTTGAGCTGCGCCAACCGTTGCCGGCCGCCTATGGCTTCTACATCTCGCCGTACGCGGAATATCAGCGCCGCTACGTGAACGTGTACGACAACACCGGCGAGGTCAAGCTGAACCAGTATCTGATGCAGACGGCGCGCGCCGGGCTCGACTTCGGGCTGCCGATCGCGCGGCTCGGCGACTTCCGGATGGGCATCGGCTACGCGACCGGGCACGGCTCGCCGAACTACAACCTGCCGCTCCCGTTCGAGGAGAACGGCTCGACGCTGATGTGGCCGAGCTTCACGTCGCAGGCGCTGACGGCGCGCGCGCGCCTCGTCATCGATCAGCTCGACGACCCGATGTTCCCGCGCCGCGGCTACTACACCGAGTTGCGCATCGAACGCTCGCTGTGGTCGCACAACAGCCAGTCGGCGGAGGATCTCGCAGATACGTCGAACAAGCCTTACACCGAGCTCTACGGCAAGGCGATGATCGCGCAGCAGTACGGCCGGCACAGCGTCAGCGCCACGCTCGAGGGCGGCAAGAGCATCGGCGGCACCAACCTGATCAACGCGTTCAACTTCACGCTCGGCGGCTTCCAGCATCTGGCCGCGTATGCGGCCGACCAGCTCACCGGCAACGAGCTCGCGTACGGCAACGTGACGTACATGAACCAGCTGATGACGTTCAACGCGTCGCCCATCAAGGCGCTGTCGGTGGGCGCGAGCGCCGAACTCGGCAACGTGTGGACCAGCGGCGTGAAAGTGGGCGGCAGCACGCTCAAGCAGAGCTATACGTTCTTCACGAGCCTGACGACCGCGTTCGGGCCGCTGTACATGGGCGTCGCGCTCGCGCCGGGCGGGCGGCGCAACATCTACCTGCAGCTCGGCCGCACGTATTGA
- a CDS encoding rod shape-determining protein, with protein sequence MSTPLFGKLFAQPVAIDPGTASTRIYTHERGVVLNQPSVVCFRKAGMSDARPTLEAVGERAKALLGREPGHLQAVRPMRHGVIADAHAAEQMIRRFIDMSHTRSRFRRRVEVTLCVPSDATAVERRAVREAAFAAGVSDVALIEEALAAGLGAGLPVTEPVGSMVVDIGAGTTEVAVIALGGIVYREAIRVGGNQFDAAIINYVRNVYGVLLGEQTAERVKQTIGSATSAVPRTSTRAIGRGIGDGLPRSIELSNHDVADALAAPLKQVIGAVKSVLENAPAELVTDIAHRGVVLTGGGALLADLERLLRDETGLVARVADEPATCAVRGAGEAMGRLAMCPVD encoded by the coding sequence ATGTCGACACCGCTGTTCGGAAAGTTGTTTGCGCAACCCGTTGCGATCGACCCTGGAACGGCGAGTACGCGGATTTATACGCACGAGCGCGGCGTGGTCCTGAACCAGCCGTCGGTCGTCTGCTTCCGCAAGGCCGGCATGTCCGATGCGCGTCCGACCCTCGAAGCGGTCGGCGAGCGGGCGAAGGCGCTGCTCGGGCGCGAACCGGGGCATCTGCAGGCCGTGCGGCCGATGCGGCACGGCGTGATCGCCGATGCGCACGCCGCCGAACAGATGATCCGCCGCTTCATCGACATGTCGCACACGCGTTCGCGCTTTCGCCGGCGCGTCGAGGTCACGCTGTGCGTGCCGTCGGACGCCACGGCGGTCGAGCGTCGCGCGGTGCGCGAAGCCGCGTTCGCGGCCGGCGTATCGGACGTGGCGCTGATCGAGGAAGCGCTCGCGGCCGGGCTCGGCGCGGGCCTGCCGGTCACCGAGCCGGTCGGCTCGATGGTCGTCGACATCGGCGCCGGGACGACCGAAGTCGCGGTGATCGCGCTCGGCGGCATCGTGTATCGCGAGGCGATCCGCGTCGGCGGCAACCAGTTCGACGCCGCGATCATCAACTACGTGCGCAACGTGTACGGCGTGCTGCTGGGCGAACAGACGGCCGAGCGCGTCAAGCAGACGATCGGCTCGGCCACCAGCGCCGTGCCGCGCACGTCGACGCGCGCGATCGGACGCGGCATCGGCGATGGGCTGCCGCGCTCGATCGAGCTGTCCAATCACGACGTGGCCGACGCGCTCGCCGCGCCGCTCAAGCAGGTGATCGGCGCGGTGAAATCGGTGCTGGAAAACGCGCCGGCCGAACTGGTGACCGACATCGCGCATCGCGGCGTGGTGCTGACGGGCGGCGGCGCGCTGCTCGCGGATCTCGAACGCCTGCTGCGCGACGAGACGGGGCTGGTCGCCCGCGTCGCCGACGAGCCCGCGACCTGTGCCGTGCGCGGCGCGGGCGAGGCGATGGGGCGGCTCGCGATGTGCCCGGTGGACTGA
- a CDS encoding amylo-alpha-1,6-glucosidase, with protein MPNHAEATTTQAPQVAPVSPARASGPAFIAPEADPQALARNNQYVLKSGDAFVVSDALGDIGGRDDGLFVDDMRVLSAWRLTFGGRAPSLLSGATSADNASFTAHLTNRPLPPLGGHETPEGVIHIERTRVLAGDVLYEALTLTNYGASEAEVPLSLSFAADFKDMFEVRGTQRPKRGTVAAPRVANGAVRLRYDGLDGVERNVTVHFSPAPDALSVDRADYTLTIAAQACLSIYLTVDATLGPAHDGEGPGCGRVALRTALVGVHREMRSRRESMARVNTGNPLFDAWLDRSLADLGLLTTQLDTGPYPYAGIPWFSTPFGRDAVITSLQMLWLQPSLARGVLRFLAEHQARETSAFRDAEPGKIMHEFRRSEMAATGEVPFALYYGGVDTTPLFIVLAGAYVEHTGDDALIDELWPALERAAQWVIDKCDRNPYGLLDYQRTSERGLANQGWKDSHDSVFHADGRFPDGPIALVEVQAYACAALDAMATCSHRRGHAADAARYALRAKTLREQVEALFWMPDGDFYGIALDGHGELCRVLASNAGHLLAFGLPDAERGAAVAGVLGSTLFQTGWGIRTLAAGQPRFNPMAYHNGSVWPHDNALIARGLARYGDKTAAVSLLRALFEAAVSFEMRLPELFCGFPRRRGEPPTAYPVACLPQAWAAGAPFMMLQACLGVSVDASRLEVRVERPALPEGVDWLRIDELRVGDETVSLMFRRVDGQVVAAAERSGRVKVVAVL; from the coding sequence ATGCCGAATCACGCCGAAGCCACCACGACGCAGGCGCCGCAAGTCGCGCCGGTTTCTCCCGCCCGGGCGTCGGGTCCCGCGTTCATCGCGCCCGAAGCCGACCCGCAGGCGCTCGCACGCAACAATCAGTACGTCCTCAAATCCGGTGACGCGTTCGTCGTCAGCGATGCGCTCGGCGACATCGGCGGCCGCGACGACGGTCTGTTCGTCGACGACATGCGCGTGCTGTCCGCATGGCGTCTGACCTTCGGCGGTCGCGCGCCGTCCTTGCTGTCGGGCGCGACGAGCGCCGACAACGCGTCGTTCACCGCGCATCTGACGAACCGTCCGCTGCCGCCGCTCGGCGGCCACGAGACGCCCGAAGGCGTGATCCACATCGAACGCACGCGCGTGCTCGCGGGCGACGTGCTGTACGAAGCGCTGACGCTCACCAACTACGGCGCGAGCGAGGCCGAGGTGCCGCTGTCGCTGTCGTTCGCGGCCGATTTCAAGGACATGTTCGAAGTGCGCGGCACGCAGCGCCCGAAGCGCGGCACGGTCGCCGCGCCGCGCGTCGCCAACGGCGCGGTGCGGCTGCGCTACGACGGCCTCGACGGCGTCGAGCGCAACGTCACCGTGCATTTCTCGCCGGCGCCCGACGCGCTGTCGGTCGATCGTGCCGACTACACGCTGACGATCGCCGCCCAGGCGTGCCTGTCGATCTATCTGACCGTCGACGCGACGCTCGGCCCCGCGCACGACGGCGAAGGCCCCGGCTGCGGGCGCGTCGCGCTGCGCACCGCGCTCGTCGGCGTGCACCGCGAGATGCGTTCGCGACGCGAATCGATGGCGCGCGTGAACACCGGCAACCCGCTGTTCGACGCGTGGCTCGACCGCTCGCTCGCGGATCTCGGCCTGCTCACGACACAGCTCGACACCGGGCCGTACCCGTATGCGGGCATTCCGTGGTTCTCGACGCCGTTCGGCCGCGACGCGGTCATCACGTCGTTGCAGATGCTGTGGCTGCAGCCGTCGCTCGCGCGCGGCGTGCTGCGCTTTCTCGCGGAGCATCAGGCGCGCGAGACGTCGGCGTTTCGCGACGCGGAGCCGGGCAAGATCATGCACGAGTTCCGCCGCAGCGAGATGGCGGCCACCGGCGAGGTGCCGTTCGCGCTGTACTACGGCGGCGTCGACACGACTCCGCTGTTCATCGTGCTCGCGGGCGCCTACGTCGAACATACCGGCGACGATGCGCTGATCGACGAGCTGTGGCCCGCGCTCGAGCGCGCCGCGCAGTGGGTGATCGACAAGTGCGACCGCAATCCCTACGGCTTGCTCGATTATCAGCGCACGTCGGAGCGCGGCCTCGCGAACCAGGGCTGGAAGGACAGCCACGACTCGGTGTTCCACGCGGACGGCCGCTTCCCGGACGGGCCGATCGCGCTCGTCGAAGTGCAGGCGTATGCGTGCGCGGCGCTCGACGCGATGGCGACGTGTTCGCATCGGCGCGGTCATGCGGCCGATGCGGCGCGCTACGCGTTGCGCGCGAAAACGCTGCGCGAGCAGGTCGAAGCGCTGTTCTGGATGCCGGACGGCGACTTCTACGGGATCGCGCTCGACGGGCACGGCGAGCTGTGTCGCGTGCTGGCGTCGAACGCCGGCCATCTGCTCGCATTCGGCTTGCCCGATGCCGAACGCGGGGCGGCGGTGGCCGGCGTGCTCGGCTCGACGCTGTTCCAGACCGGCTGGGGCATCCGCACGCTCGCGGCCGGGCAGCCGCGCTTCAATCCGATGGCCTATCACAACGGCTCTGTGTGGCCGCACGACAATGCGCTGATCGCACGCGGGCTCGCGCGCTATGGCGACAAGACGGCCGCAGTGAGCCTGCTGCGTGCGTTGTTCGAAGCAGCGGTCAGCTTCGAGATGCGGCTGCCCGAGCTGTTCTGCGGCTTCCCGCGCCGGCGCGGCGAGCCGCCGACGGCCTATCCGGTCGCGTGTCTGCCGCAGGCGTGGGCGGCGGGCGCGCCGTTCATGATGCTGCAGGCGTGCCTCGGCGTGAGCGTCGACGCGTCGCGTCTCGAGGTGCGCGTCGAGCGCCCGGCGCTGCCGGAAGGGGTGGACTGGCTGCGCATCGACGAACTGCGCGTCGGCGACGAGACGGTCTCGCTGATGTTCCGCCGCGTCGACGGGCAGGTGGTCGCGGCGGCCGAGCGGTCCGGGCGCGTGAAGGTGGTCGCGGTGCTGTAG
- the penR gene encoding beta-lactamase transcriptional regulator PenR yields MTKLRPRLPLNALRAFESSARHLNFTRAGLELSVTQAAVSQQVRSLEERLGCALFTRLPRGLGLTDEGRALLPVLSDAFSRIETVLNQFDGGRFHEVLTLGAVGTFAIGWLMPRLKRFGETHPFVELRLRTNNNVVDLAGEGLDFAIRFGEGNWPATRNERLLDAPLSALCAPDIARRLSRPADLTNETLLRSYRTDEWLGWFDAAQVEPWTVNGPVFDSSRLMVEAAMQGAGIALAPACMFARELQLGMLARPLDIDVRGGAYWLTSLKSKPLTPAMQLFRDWIVAEAADAPPHE; encoded by the coding sequence ATGACAAAGCTCCGTCCTCGTCTCCCGTTGAACGCGTTGCGCGCCTTCGAATCGTCCGCGCGCCACCTGAATTTCACGCGCGCCGGCCTCGAGCTGAGCGTCACGCAGGCAGCCGTGAGCCAGCAGGTGCGTTCGCTGGAGGAGCGGCTCGGCTGTGCGCTGTTCACGCGCCTGCCGCGCGGCCTGGGCCTCACCGACGAAGGGCGCGCGCTGCTGCCGGTGCTCAGCGACGCCTTCAGCCGGATCGAAACCGTGCTCAATCAGTTCGACGGCGGGCGCTTCCACGAGGTGCTGACGCTCGGTGCCGTCGGCACCTTTGCCATAGGCTGGCTAATGCCACGCCTGAAGCGGTTCGGCGAGACGCACCCGTTCGTCGAGCTGCGACTGCGCACCAACAACAACGTCGTCGATCTCGCCGGCGAAGGCCTCGATTTCGCGATCCGCTTCGGCGAAGGCAACTGGCCCGCGACGCGCAACGAGCGTCTGCTCGACGCGCCGCTCAGCGCGCTGTGCGCGCCGGACATCGCGCGGCGTTTGTCGCGGCCGGCCGATCTCACGAACGAAACGCTGCTGCGCTCGTACCGCACCGACGAATGGCTGGGCTGGTTCGACGCCGCGCAGGTCGAGCCGTGGACGGTCAACGGGCCGGTATTCGATTCATCGCGACTGATGGTCGAGGCCGCGATGCAGGGCGCGGGCATCGCGCTCGCGCCGGCTTGCATGTTCGCGCGCGAGTTGCAGCTCGGCATGCTGGCGCGGCCACTCGACATCGACGTGCGCGGCGGCGCCTATTGGCTCACGTCGCTGAAGTCGAAGCCGCTGACGCCCGCGATGCAGTTGTTTCGCGACTGGATCGTCGCGGAAGCGGCCGACGCCCCGCCGCACGAATGA
- the blaPEN-bcc gene encoding PEN family class A beta-lactamase, Bcc-type, which yields MTYSSQRRTLLLAAASAPLVVTVGACAAPSAAAPDIASAATFAALERAAGGRLGVCAIDTASGRRAQHRADERFPFCSTFKAMLGAAVLARSVEHPGLLQQRVTYAQADLVNSSPVSGRHVDTGMTVAQLCEAAIQYSDNTAANLAMKLIGGPAAVTAYARSIGDDTFRLDRWETALNTALPGDLRDTTTPAAMAASIRALTLGDALPPAQRAQLVAWMRGNKVGDKRIRAGVPAGSQVADKTGTGDYGTTNDAGVVWLPSRAPIVLTVYYTQARADAKAKENVIAAAARIAVATFA from the coding sequence ATGACCTACTCATCGCAACGTCGAACCTTGTTGCTGGCCGCGGCATCGGCGCCGCTCGTCGTGACCGTCGGCGCGTGCGCGGCGCCGTCGGCCGCCGCACCCGACATCGCGTCCGCCGCGACGTTCGCCGCGCTCGAGCGGGCGGCGGGCGGCCGCCTCGGCGTATGCGCGATCGATACCGCGAGCGGCCGGCGCGCGCAGCATCGCGCTGACGAGCGCTTTCCGTTCTGCAGTACGTTCAAGGCGATGCTCGGCGCGGCGGTGCTCGCGCGGAGCGTCGAGCATCCCGGTTTGCTGCAGCAGCGCGTGACGTATGCGCAGGCCGATCTCGTCAACTCCTCGCCCGTGTCGGGCCGGCATGTCGACACCGGGATGACGGTGGCGCAGCTGTGCGAGGCGGCGATCCAGTACAGCGACAACACGGCCGCGAACCTGGCGATGAAGCTGATCGGCGGCCCGGCGGCCGTGACCGCGTATGCACGCTCGATCGGCGACGACACGTTCCGTCTCGATCGCTGGGAAACCGCGCTGAATACGGCGCTGCCGGGCGACCTGCGCGACACGACGACGCCCGCGGCGATGGCCGCGAGCATCCGCGCGCTCACGCTCGGCGACGCGTTGCCGCCCGCGCAGCGTGCGCAACTGGTGGCATGGATGCGCGGCAACAAGGTCGGCGACAAGCGGATTCGCGCGGGCGTGCCGGCCGGTTCGCAGGTCGCCGACAAGACCGGCACCGGCGACTACGGAACGACGAACGACGCGGGCGTCGTGTGGTTGCCGTCGCGCGCGCCGATCGTGCTGACCGTGTACTACACGCAGGCACGCGCCGATGCGAAGGCGAAGGAGAACGTGATCGCCGCGGCGGCGCGGATCGCGGTCGCGACATTCGCGTGA
- a CDS encoding DUF805 domain-containing protein: MEHFNAGQMLVALVLVAIVVYPYVRIVRRTGHSGWWILTMFVPVLNFIMLWVFAFARWPATDDRQR, translated from the coding sequence ATGGAACATTTCAACGCAGGGCAAATGCTGGTCGCGCTCGTGCTCGTCGCGATCGTCGTCTATCCGTACGTGCGCATCGTGCGGCGCACGGGCCACTCGGGCTGGTGGATCCTGACGATGTTCGTGCCGGTGCTGAACTTCATCATGTTGTGGGTCTTCGCGTTCGCACGCTGGCCCGCCACCGACGATCGGCAACGCTAG